Within Cucumis melo cultivar AY chromosome 4, USDA_Cmelo_AY_1.0, whole genome shotgun sequence, the genomic segment ATACACtatgatacaagtctatcactaatagatacTTTGTCTTCTATCAATGCTTTAGTGTAATACTTTGTCTTCACGGTAGGTTTTTGTGTtttaatgtttatttatttaattagtgGGTTATATAACAATacctatcaatgatagattttaTCGCTAAACTAGTGATTGTATATATCAGTAATAGACCATATATGTtgactaagttttttttttcaagttaatgctattaatgatgttgaatttcaagtgatTGATGGAAGAAAACAATTTATGGTACAGTTAGATTGCAAATCATGTACCTGTCGCGTTTGGGATCTTGATGAAATTCCATGCACCCACGCATTTGCTGTTTTTTGTGAGTGTAATATGAATACTTACTATTTTGTTTCCAAGTATTTTTTGTCCTAGGTCAGTTCGTCTAGTTGGGAACCACGCTAATTGGAAGTCTATTGGAGTTGAAATAAACATACTACCTCCAACTTTCAAGCGTCGAGCAAGGACGACCGCAAAAACAAAGAATACTATCAATTGGTGAGAAAAAAAGTCACTCAAAATGTAGTCATTGTCATTATGCCAGTCACAATCGTAGGAATTGTAGATTTCCACCATTTTTACGATGACGTGACATTATGTTTTTTATAATAATCTTTTAGCTTCAGCACAtagaccttttttttttgtatgtagTAAATAGTTTCTATTTGTTTGACGCAAACCTTTCAATAATAATCTACATTTTTTCGAAgtctataaaaataaaagtgactTTATTGTAAAGTAGTAATATGAAACAATCTactataaagtgtatcattgatggtttctatcaatgataaactttATTGTGTAGTCATCGTCAATAgtttctatcagtgatagaaaccAATATACATTAATATAACTTTTTTCTAATAAAATGCACCCATTAATACCAATTCGCAATACTTCAACAAATACTAATCTCAATGCAAACAAAGACAAAAAAACTTGTAATGTGTCAACTTATAATCCAACACTTTTCTTCATTAATACGGTAAAATCAACTACATATGAAGGTGCAATATGAACTCTATCACAAACATCCATCTACTCAATATTGAGAGATTTGTACATCAAAACAATGTCAATGTGAACTCTATCacaaatatcaacaaaactaaTGCACTACAATATCCATCTACTCATAATTGAGAGCAAATCAAAACTATGTCAATGTAAACTCTATCACACATATCCATAAAACTAATGCACTACAAAATCCATCTACTTATAATCGAGAGATTTGCAAATCAAAACTAGGTGCAAGATCCTTTATTATAGGAGAATGCCTTGTTGGTCTTGGAGAATCATTCTTCTTGCCTCTTGcattcttttgattttttctttcttttgctcTTTCACATTCTCCAACACTTTCTTCGACGGTTTAAGTTGTCTCTTCGCCTAGCATTTTCAATATTCTTGgctattttcataatttttacttttgtctttttttgaacaacctaaaaaaaataatattgaattaaagtttatacatatacacattgagtctatcataaaacaacaaaatgtgATTATTATAATACATTCACTTGGTTTGCTTtccataatttcttttttcttatccaTTTATCAAAATTACAACAAACACATCAACCCAATGAACTAAACATCCCTCAAGTTTATCAGTGATACAAACATATCAATGATACAAACATCTAATAACAATCCAACCCAAACAAGTAAAACATCCTTCAagttgatagaaacatatcattgatagaacataaacaacaccacataaaaatatacattaaactaaattatctactaacattccaatgcaaacaaactaaacaTCCCTCAAGCTTATCAGTGATACAAACATATCATAGATAGACCCTTAACCCTAAGCAATAACATACAAACCTAAAATAGATCAACATGCCAAACAAACAAGTTAAACATCCTCCAAATCCATcaatcagtgatagaaacatatcGCTGATAGACCCTAAGCAACATAACACACAAAATCCACATTAAACTAGAGCTTATTCTAACTTCCTAAGTCAAATGAACTAAATTATCTACTAACATCCCAGTGCAAACAAACTAAACATCCCtcaagtctatcagtgatatatacatatcactgatagaccttAACTTTAAGCAACAACAAACAAACTGAAAAACAAAGCACAAACAAacagaaaatgaagaaatcgaTTCAAACAAATAGGAAAAAAGTCTATTTCAAACATATTGGGGCCAAACGGAAAACAAAAATACTGGAAGAACGAAAATAAGTGAAGCGAAGCGGAAAACCTGAAATGAAGAAAGTGGAAGATGATGAAGTGGAGAACGTGAAGCGAAGTCGAAAATGAAGGCACTGGCACCGGAAAACCAAATTGAAATgcgaagaaaagagaaaaaagtggAAGATGGAAGGAAAACGTCAGGTGAAGCGTGAAATTTGAGTTTGAAATTGGAATACGAAGCGTGAAGTGTATTTGCTTATTGTAGGGGTATTTTCGTCTTTTATCTTGGATTGTTGTTAAAATTTGCCAtatttgcaaatttttaaaactttttctatattcttaattaatttagagTTCAATGTTATATCTCCAATCGATCGTAATTGAAATTCAAAAATTATTGAATTCATCtttgaattttatatttgaCTTTGATCGAGATCATAAGTTTGTCATTTGCATCTCTATCTCTATTTAATGTCTggaattatttttttagtataacGATTATGGAAAAAGAACTTGAACCTCTAACCTCTTAAATAAAAAGTTATATATGTTTCGACAAAAGTTTTTagcaaaaaaattaatatagtttattgttttaatatataaatattctGATCTATCAAAGATGAATCTTTATAATTTATAACTTAATAGTTTAGGACAGATTTCACATTACACAAATATATAAATGGGTGAATTTTACTTCCTTTTGTCTGGTTTTTaactaaataataaaataacgTTTGAATGAGATTACTCATTACTCATATATtctcataattttatttcaataGTTGAATGTAGATGCTCCctttattttcataatttaaaaaatgtttacaaACTTGAATTTAAAAAGTTAATAGTTCAAATAATAGTCTTGGCCATAAGACGTAGTAAAAAGATAGTATGTCCTGATCCTACCCATTCTTATATACATGTACACATAtgtatatattcaaatatgtatatatttatgcTCAACGTTGTCATAGACCTAATTAGAACTGTCTATTTTAATTCTCTCGATCTCAATCATTATACTACCCTTACTTTTGCCATTGCATTCATGCTGATGTCGTGGCTAGTCATGTATTTGTTTATGTTAATGTGGAGCATATGGTTGTCTAATTTAGGTTATatgtattaaattaaaaaaagaaatgatttAGGTTATATGTATTCAAAATCCCATCACCATGAATGTTATGATAAATGGAGGTTGCTAATGTTGTACTTGCTCAAGGGCACCCTAGACTAGTAAGAGCCGTCCGTGCCAACCTTCTCGGTTCCAATCATTACTATGGCAAAGTTATCGGACTACATCGTAACAAGTAACACCAAACAATCACCCCATACATGTAGGCACTTTGTATATACActactatatatattttattgtatatacaatactactatatatttttatttgtatatacAATAACACTGTATACATATGTAATGAAGATGTGAATTTTTTAGTTTGTGTAAATTATCGCATGAATCATGTGTTTTGTGTTTTAAGTTGGTTAGTTTAGATTTTAGCAGATATTGCTTTTAATTTATTAGATTTGTTTTCAGAATAGAACAGGAGGGGTAAATTTGTCCATTTGTCAGAATAAGGTAATAGATTGAGAATGTGGCCAAAATAATAGAATGGTGTAAGTAAATCTTTATAGATTTAGTCCCCTTAAAAAAGACTTTAAAAGGCCGATCTCAAAAACCCAACAACGTCCATAATATTTTTGGATCACATCCTTTTGTTTTAGGGCCTTGCTTTATTGGCCcatctttatttcttttaacttaGATAGCGGCAAATACAGCTATACCATTCAAAACAATTAAGTGCAACCATTTAAaaagatagtaaatataataaaatttctttGGAATAGATAAAGATTCAAAGTATTCTTTTgtcaattttgaaatttttggttTTAAAAATCCAAATCTTCATAAAATTATagccaaaagaaaaattaaacataaaaaactTTCAAAAACTTAAGATAAGTTAACTAAATTACAAAATACAAGTCAGAttcatgagttttttttttatgaataataataaaaaaaaaactatctatacatttttacaaaaaaataactaaataacaaaaatccagtatacttattatttttgtcatgaattataaatatttttgtgacTTGGTTATTTTTACGAATTTGGTTGATTTTATACAATGAAAATTTCAATCTAAACAATCACTCAGAAATAATTGGAGTTAAACGATAACTTCATATAGTGTGAAAAGTAGAGTCTCATAACAttgttataattatttttcaaatggatccattttgtaGAATGGCCCAAGAGGCTACCCCTATTATCAACCAATAATcccaaatccttttttttttttttttttttttttggaaaaagaataatagatagtgatattaaattattaataatctTCAACTCTATAAATATCTGCCGTCCACttagtcaaaaaaaaaaaaaaaaaaaattaaatcattgattaaaaaaatgattaaagGATAGTTTGATTTAAGGATTTTATGGATGAAAATGAATACAGACATTTAAAACTCATGTTTGTTTCacagttttcaaaattttatttggaaataactGATTGCGAGGTATTCTCATTTCCCACATACAAAGAGTTTTTTTATTTCCTTCCAAAACAATGGGTTTCTCTTTTTCCCCCTCTATCTGgtgtttattttatatataatttcattgttaattaattaatactaactttaaaatattaacataaaacaattattttaataaattaataataatctattaaaatattataaatgatgAACAACTAAGTGGAGTATTATTAATATTATGACATATGTGTTAAATTGATATTCATTTAGTGTTTATTGCCAAGTGTTAAGTTTATAACTACCCCATTTGTTGTATACGTATGATACGATACACTATTAGTGTCCATTAAATCAATTACCTAGTTGCTATTTTGTCTACAAATAAAGGTTTTTGGTAAGTTTGTAAGTGACACGTATTGGTTgaatttcaaatgaaattaaagaTAGTGAAGTTAGTGGAGAATTTTGGATAATCTTATTTTCCTAATTtcttatttatataattttatttatatattatattttatttattttaatgttaTAATTTTTTCTATCCGTATTCCTTTATGTCTCGTTTTCATAACAATAATTGATACTAAAAATCTTTTAACTTTATAAATATTGATGATGAACCTACGTCCAAATATCTTTTGAGGTTCACAAAATCAGTGTTCTTTCTTGATATACAAGTTCAATCTCTCAACTTCAAAtctatattatttttgtttaatgatATTTGAAATAGGTTAAATTCTTCCTCTAAGGGTTTTGTACTTAACGTATTTACATCATAAATTTAATCTCCATACATAAAAGTAAAACCTTATAAATTAAATGTTATTGTAgggttattttttctttttctttttaagaaatcTTTATTACCCTGATCTTCTTTATCCTTTTTATGTTGTGGCACAAGTCATGCATCATTAGCATTAAATTTCCATGAAAAATGGTAAACGTCCCCAACACCcatccaataaaataaaaaggtcCAGAAATTGGTAGTTTAAAATATATACACTTCATcaatgtttttatatttatttaacatttttctACCAAATCAACGTCGactgttattttatttatttatttaatacatATTATCTATAACTTCAACTATTGTATTGTATTGCATGCCTATTAGTTATCAGCGTATTCCTTAATTGAACGACAGTGAACTTAATTTTCTATCTTAAACATCAAAACTTTGTTATTCTATTTCCAtaattattgtattaaaaaaatatttataataatgattatcattttattttattttttaaaatttggaagTCATAGCATATATAAAATACCTTAGACAATTAACTTTTCTTCTGCGAATTTATTTAAttctaaatataaattaaaaaacaaattattttgaatgactaaaatttgaaaatattttcaaatacgACCAAAAGACAAAATAGAAACAgatttttgtcattttaatatatttataaatactttggtcattttactataaataaaaataacttaAAAACACATTGCTTATCTGTTTTCTTCTCCAGTCTCTAGATCTTAGAAGTTCTATTATCTCTTGtgttaaataataaagtgaattTACTTAATGGTATTGCTATATATGAAATTCATTCTTAAAGTTTGAAGCTTCAATCTCCCATCATGTAAATGTTGTACTACATAAATAATTGTCTCAATCAAACAATCCGTTAAAGCTCGGTCATTCACATCAAAAGATGAAAGAGAAGCAAAAGTTTAAGAGAAAATTAACATGAAAAGAAGAACCAATTTTATGGTTgattattgtaaaaaaaaaaaaaaaaaaaaatcagatcAAAACTCACACTTGtaaaataacaacaataataaaaatgattccctatttcagattcattcttctctcaaaactaaaaaaacaaataaattgcAAGACAATTTAAACTAACCTTAccttaatttttctaaaattaaaatacaacTTAAACTACAACTTTTATTATAGGAGTACACATTAATTTATACAACAATTGAACTCATTGATTTTGGTATGACTTGAAGTTCCAGCACGATCCGATTGATTGGATGTCAATGTGACGAGAGTGAATGGGTGTGTTTTTCAGTGGCTCGTATGAAATTATATGAAAATGCCGCAAGCAAAGTTCCTGTAATTGGACCGATCATGTACACCCAAATTCCTTCGTAACGTGAACTTGCAATGGCTGGTCCTATTGATCTTGCTGGGTTCATTGATCCACCCGATATTGGCCTATACATGGTTAATTCCAACTTTATGGTTTTATTCTTTATAGTTTGATAAAATCTCATAAATAAACAAACTGCCTCCATACTAGGGTTCATATTTGCAATTCAATCAAAACAAGTTTTTGTTTGAGATTTTCCCAAATACCCACATGACTTCTCGAGAACAAAAATCCAAACCAAAACAATTATAATTGCTTTGCTTACCCAGCAAAGATGGAGGAGATACATACAGCCGACCCCACAGCTATGCCTCCGAGCTCTCCTATCTGCCAAAAGTTCACATATAAAAAAgcaatgaaccttagccaaaaGAAATTAAGAGAAGATTGGGAGCAAGAGGTTAACAGTAATAAGACGCTCTTACAGCTTTCGTGTCAGTGGCAACCGCCGAAGTGACAAACATCATACAAAATGAGACAACAATCTCCATAACAAGTGCCTTCAAAGCCGGTCCATGTGGTGAAGTTGTACCTAAATCTTGAATTGGATCCAATAATATGCGTAGTGTAAAGGCTGCCGATGTAGCTCCACTTAGTTGAGCTGCTGCGTAAAGTGGAACCTGCATCAACCGCATAAAATTCAATTCACGAAAGATAAAAGTATAGGTCAATTATCATTAAGTAaggtaaaaaatatatatgaaaataaaatagaagaaGAGTTAGAAAAAGGTGTAAATGGAAAAGATGCAAAAGCATATTCTCAATTAAGATGACGTTTGGTgaattaaaaaacaattaagGCTGCTTTCCCAAGAAAGAATCTGCCAATAGTCTCTCATTATATATCATAATATCTGCCAAAGTGGTGGGGACGCTTCTCTAAATATCTTCCGTACACTTCATCCACGTCATTTCTTACGTGGCATAAATTGCACTTTTCCCCACCTTTTTTAATCCTTTTTCGCCCTTTTTGATGAAGTGGCACAACTCATACATCATTACCACTAAATTTCCacttaaaaaacaaattataattaatccCCACCCCTCCAATAAAGTAGACATTTATAGGATATATCACCATCACTGTTGATTTGATTGGGAGTCCCTTTTTTCTTAATTCTTAAGTAACAGATTTTGTtcctttagaaaaaaaaaaaagtaagagagtatatattcttattttttttcttaaattttaatgcagtttcagtaaaaaaaaaaattaagatagtatataatctaaaagaaaaaagagatagAGAATGTAAAAGAGTGCATATCCttaattttttctaaattttaatgcaGTTAgttctcaaaagaaaaaaaggaaaaaaagagagtAAAAGAGTATATAttctaaaaaggaaaaaaaaaaaaaaaaaagaaagagagagaatatattgataaatgataatttaatttttttaaaagtgaGAGAGTACACTAGTAATTCAAAGCTCCAGATTCAGGTTGGTTATTGGTTGGTGtataatttttcaaatattttgtaccaaaattaaaataagaattatactaattttgattttaattttaattttttttatttagtaaacttgaaaaaaataataattattttgattttgttttctaaatgttaaaagaaagaagacattgttttgtgttttgttattattatattacCTAATATACATCTATTCTCAGTACACTTGTCAACTCAACCACCTATATCTAAGCTTGCTTTaatgttgaaaagaaaaaaatgaacttTTTAATTCCTATATTTTAAGTCATTAAAATGAAGCATGATTTCTGAATTCcaagttttatttttatatataaaaaaaattaattagttatAAGTAAAAAAATTATGCTAGAATCATTTTAACTTAATTATTGAACTATGAATAACAAAATAACAAGTAAGcattaacaaaaaagaaaatttgcaaGTAAATTTTGAAATGCAGGGACTAAAGGAAaactaaatattaaaattaaataacaaagaaaaaaataacatgaaaaaaaatgaaatggtacaaatataatattttaaaatttttaagcTTCACTTTCCACCCTTAAACTAAAtatcaaaactaaaaaaaaaaaaaaaaagaaaagccaaaaaaacaaattgaatatttgagtttttacaaaatagaaaatatctgaagaaaacataaaaataaaaaataaaaaatgaaaaatgaaaaagtgaAAGGGTAATATGGTAAGTTCACACAAAATTTGGGGGAGAAAAacagaggaggaagaagaagaggaccTGTTTCCATGGAAATCGCCGAACAGCAGCAAAAGCAATAGTAACCGCTGGATTCATATGAGCGCCGGAGATATGTCCGACGGCGTAAATCATCACCGTGACAATCAATCCACAGGTAATTGAAGCTCCAAGCTTCGACACTTCCTGTTCATCACTCCCACTCAATGCCGCCACACCACACGACACAAACACAAGCAAATACGTAGCAATCACCTCCGCCACAAGCTAAACCACCACAAAAGTTCCTCGGATCAATAACCAATCGCTTAAAATTCAAACGAAGAACAAAATTAAGGAGAAATCCGTACCTTTCGTGAGAACCCGGGTGGGTAAACTTCATCAAATCGGTCGCGGAACAAGGATGGTTGAGGATCAGAGCATTCGTTTCCCAAGGCAATAAAGGCTTCTTCATTGTCGTTGCGTCTCGCCATTTCTTTAGGGAATTTGAAAAATTGGGAGCGATTTAATATATGTTTGAATAATTAGTTTTGATTTTTGAaggaagggaagggaagggacGGAAATATCTTATAGGCAACGAAAGTAATTGGTGTTAGTGTTAGTCGTAGTGTGGATGGGGACCAATTGAAAACACACAAATgaatatattattaaatgttttctattttgttttagggTTTGAAAATTGTTTAGGTTTTCatattcaaataaataaatttgtttgggGTATTTTTGTTAAAAGATAAGAATTAGCCCAGTTCgcctttttgcaacaaaaaactgaatttcctatttctttcattatttGTGAAAAGGAAATGCAAGAGAAATTTACGtaactattttttcttttctttctttttgagcTAACTTAGAAGAACCTACaagaaattatttttcatttttaaatttgagtTATGGAGTTCAAAGGTttgttttctttccttttataaGGTTAACCTatgtttcttttaattatttcctttttattttctttagttgaattttatgattgtgttttttttttttttttaaaagaattttctCCCACACTTTTACACAAGCTTCTGTGTTTAAATTACATTTGTAGTTCATATTAACTTACAAAAATCTTTCATAGAAGTAATGTTTTGTATTTGACAACATCCCGAACAAAtatgtaaattttttaaaatattcatatatgttaaagttttaaaattgTATTTGATGAATATCTTCTTGCTTATTTAGGAATGTTTCAGATTTTTTCTAAATGTTGTAA encodes:
- the NIP2-2 gene encoding aquaporin NIP2-2, with translation MARRNDNEEAFIALGNECSDPQPSLFRDRFDEVYPPGFSRKLVAEVIATYLLVFVSCGVAALSGSDEQEVSKLGASITCGLIVTVMIYAVGHISGAHMNPAVTIAFAAVRRFPWKQVPLYAAAQLSGATSAAFTLRILLDPIQDLGTTSPHGPALKALVMEIVVSFCMMFVTSAVATDTKAIGELGGIAVGSAVCISSIFAGPISGGSMNPARSIGPAIASSRYEGIWVYMIGPITGTLLAAFSYNFIRATEKHTHSLSSH